The Rhododendron vialii isolate Sample 1 chromosome 1a, ASM3025357v1 region TGTGGTCAGCCAGGTTGTCACAAACATTTAGGCTCTCAATCTCCCCATATTTGTTCAGTTCCTCAAACAGGTCTTCATAAAAATCCTACATTTTTTTCACGCTCAGTCAAATTTAAAAAGATTCACCAGATTGCATGTCACAAGACTACTGCACATAAGAACTGTGATAACCTTCTCAGCAGGCTCAACACCATACACTTTTACCCTAAATTAGATTCGGAAAGGTATTGATGAAAAAAACATCAACCACAGCCCAAAGAAAGAGGATCACATTTCAAAACCACTACAGAACATACAAAACAGAGATAAACACCAATAGAACCAATAAACAAGAAGATAGCCGTTCAGATTGCAAAATAAGCTTCTCCCTTTTAAGAGGATGGCCTGCAGATCAGGCACTTATTGCATATGATATTACAGAGTGTTATTAGCGTGTGCATGGATTACATTAGCATAAGTAGTTACATATGTTCCAGAGCAAAATAGAAACCATAACCGATGAACGCAGTGCGTTTTGAGCCTTTGGCTATAAAGTTTCAGGAATTTTAAGTCATGAATCATGATGCAATCAATATTTTGGCCTGAAAAAATCCTATTTCATCAAAGACCCATATAAACAACTCCAAAAACCCTACATATGCagtttgaaaaaaacaaaagtaactATTTTAGACAGGAATAGTAATGAACTCCAATTGTCGAACAGAGGCAGAGAGCAATAAAGAATaatataagagcatctccaacacaaTCCTCTGGCTTAAAGCATCAAAATAacattttccaataaaaaaaccAAAGGTTAGAGGGAAAAACTCCTATCACACTCTTTATTTTGGAAACTAAACCATTTCCTAAtttctccccaaaaaaattaacctaGTCTTGAATTCATTTAATACTACTCTTATTTTGAAGGTACCGTGAATATCTAAAGCATCAAAAGTTTTCGAGTATCTTAAGCTATGAACTCCCATACTCATAGTTGTCAAATTGAGAATCGAAAAGGCCCATTTGCGAATTgtgaatcaaatcaaatcatgaaTCGTTCTGATTCggccaaaatcttgaaaatgcataaaaaaatgtagatttcaagtttgaataattaaaagtatCGTTTCATAAGATAAATAGATGCTCTAGTGACACTAGTTAAAAAGAAGTTTATTATACtcggttttttgttttgtttttttaacggACTTTTATATACTAATGTACACCCCACTTGCTGGTGATATAAATTATATACACACCACTAACAAGTATAATATGTAATATGCACAGTTGCACACCGCTAACtagtgtatataatatataatatacacTCCACTAactaatataatatataatatgcaCACCACTAACTAGCGTACACCCCAGTAGTAAAGATATCAAAAGTCAGTACCCTCACcgatgcggatcaaaaaaaaaaaaaaaaagtaccctCACCGACTGGAACGAGATGCAATTCAAACATCCATGTCGATGTCGAAAACTTCGAAGGAGCTCGAAGCTTCTCTACGAGGGCTCTGGTCTTCGTGTTCTTCGATGTTAGGGTTCTCTCCAGGTCAGACAAGAAATTCCAACCCCTTGCCTCCCATAAATTTAAGGTATTTTGTGATTTATGTGCAGAAACCCAGCCCAACCCGCCGGAAAACCCACTCATTCGAAAACAAGGTGAATCGTATGATTCTCATGATTCACCTCACGATTCACCGATTCAAAAAACGATTCTTCGATTCTCTCTTCGATTCTTACCTATTTGCGATTCATATAATCGATCTGAATCGTTTTATACCTGAATCAAAccgaatcgtacgattcgaACGATTTCAATAACTATGCCCATACTATAAGAAAGAGTCACAATAGAAATTTTGTTATTCACACAAAGGTTACGTACTTGAAATACAAACCAATCAGCCAAAATCAAACCAACTAACCACAAATTGAATACACCCTTATTCATGAAGAACACAGGAATGAAAATGCAAGTTTCCTACAATTGAAAATTGGGTCGAGTTTGCCTTCTAAATTGATGAAATAGAGGAGAGGCGGAGTTGCTCTAAGAGTCAGGGATACTCAAACTCTTCTACACTAATTACAGAGTGCAATTAACCAACCGCAAACCCTAATAGATCTACAACAGTTACAAATTGAAAACCATACCCACCACAAGAAcaaaccaattttcaaaaattacaccAACTAACCACGAACCGAATAGATCATTAGTCATGCAAAACAAATGAATTCAAGTGTATCTAATATCCAATATCATTATAAGGGAACACCCCTTTGGCTCACACTTATTTCCCGAACTACCCCTTTACCCAAGAACTCCCACCCAAATTTCTTCTCGCCTCTTTTCTGCATTGACATTCCAATTTTTATTACATGCATTGCCAGaattaacaaacaaacaaacaattaaaGGTCCAACACACCACTATAAGCTCCAAAAATATCTAACATGACAAATAACCGATCGAGAGAATCGATCTGGTGTGGGATTGCACTCCTTCAACTCCTCCCAACTAAACAAAGCAGAAAGGAAAAGGCCCTCTAAAAAAATCCAACCCAAATTTCTATTCTCCTCTTTTCTACTTCTTACATTCCAATTTTTATTACACGATTTGCACAATTGCACACGCACATCGCGAGAATTGACCAACAATAAAAGGTCCAACACACCACTCTAAGCTCCAAAAATACCTAACATGCCAAATAATCAATCCGGCGTAGGATTGCAGTCCATCAACTCCCAACTAAACAAAGCGGAAAGGAAAAGACTCTTAATTCAGAACCATAGCCTATCTTCCTGCTGAAAGTGTACATAAAcaattatacatatatatatatatatatatatatatatatatagagagagagagagagagagagagagggagggagagaccTCGAAGTGCTCCTGCATTTTACGGGGGTCGATGGGGTGGCCCTGAGCGTCGACACCGGGGGTGATCATATCGGGGCGCTGGTACATGTTGGAGAGCAAGAGGGTGGGGCTGACCGAGGGCTTGGTGTGGAGCCTGGAGCAGCGATCGCCATGCCTACATGCCCCGATCTTGAAGTAGAATGGGCAGTTCACCCTGTCCTTCTCCGTCCCAAAGATCGACGCCAAGTGCTCCGCCATTCGAAAACCagacacctctctctctctagaatggAATGCTCTAGAAgaagtctctctctctgtgtctacTCTGTCTAGGGTTTTGTTTCTGAGGTCGAAGGCGATATGGACACGTGAGAAGGAGGGAgaggttattattattattatagcGATAATGAAGATCGACGGCTGAGAGTGAATGAAGGAGCCGTTAGATCCAACGGCAGTTAGCCTATGGTAGGTTTTGTAtaataatttatatatataaaacttgTACAGTGTTTATTAAGCAGGTGGTTTGCCCGAGAGGTTAAGGGGGAAGACTTAAGATCTTCTGCACATAAGTGCGCGTGGGTTCGAACCCCACAGCCACCAACTCAGTGGCAACTCCTTTTATATTCGTATGCATTTTTTTATGTCTTTATCCACGtcgaaaaataaagttaatttttcggttttttttcaGAACCCGGTTTCGGTCGGTTTCAGttctggaaaaagaaaaaagttaattttcaattcggtcTTGGGTGGCTGGATATTGAAGTGAACTGTACTGAAATTAAATGGACCGACTAGGATCGAACCGACTATATAAACCTAGTTTATATCTTACAATATGGTATATTCAtctatttgttttttaatcTCGATTGTCTGTTCATCTATTTGGGGCATTTGGTCCGCTGTCAATTTTTATATTTGGCACAACTACGACCCATTTCAAGCAGACCGAATCTCCGACTGTACTGACCCCATCTCAAACCGATCGAATCCAAACTAAAATCACCCCAGTTATTGTGTGTATGTACATTCTACTACACACGTAAAAAGGAAAATCACATCATTTCATGTGAATAGAAACAGAATATGGAGAGAGTAATAAAAAGAGAGCAGAGCGCGAGATATTTTTTGGAATTAGAAAATTCTGTAGTGCAAGGACCTATAAGGAGCACATGAGTCATCGATtttgacaatgaatggttggatATAATCCGAGGTTCTACAAATTCTACCCGTCCattgtttggatgaaaatttaAACCTTTCATTATCGAGATGAACGGCCAAATTAAACACGGAAGATGCACTACAGCACCCGGGTCCTATTTTTTGACCCTCACTTTAAGCTGAAGCTAAACAAATTGGTCGGTTGCTTGGAAGAAAACCATCCGACCAATTCTTTCGTTCTTTGGGTATACCGACAAACTTATTTGCCATTCCAATTCCTcataggctccgtttgtttcgatgtaaaatgtttttcatataaaatagttttttaaaaaataaattttaaatttttattttccagtgtttggttaacactcgaaaaatattttcaaaaatcaacaaaatagtgtagagagaggaggcttaaacggtggagagatttgtgaatattggaattgaatgtgAATCAGGACTGACAatcgagaaaactgagcagtgagaattgcaataGGAGGTAGCGAATTcatcatttcggaaaataacttatgaAGTATTTAAGGgtaaatcatttttctccaattaatgaaaaatgttttatagataaaatgttttcctcattttttacacaatcaaacaccaaaaaataggtaaaacattttaccgaaaaatattttacgtccaaacaaacggagccttactTTCGTCTCAAAATCATGATGAGTACACGTTGAAATTAACTTTGTGCTAATTAGAAAATATGgaggttgtgtttggaaaatatgaaggggaagaagaaaaaggaggaagaggaaggaaaaGGAACCGAGGGTTAAATTATTTGTTTCGTCatcagaaagaaaagaaagtagaaAGAGAACTATTTGCCcttgttttgtaaattttttttttttaatcaccaAAGAAAGATTTCTATGTCATTaataaaaatgattcaaaacaaaaaccttaTAGTGATACACCAGAAAGCATCATGCACAAACGGTAGTATCTCATCTGTCACTAGAGCCTcacattttaaaattaaaattaaaattaaaaaaaatacacttaaaAGTTGGTAAGGCACCAACAAATCCAAAAAGAACCCAGCCCAAACAAGTGGACTAGCCTCATTACACCCAAACTTAACAGCAACAGCCCAAAACAAAAGCCCacctgcaaaagaaaaaaccctaaaGCCTAGCCAAACTAACAGGTCCACCGGACCGCCGCCGCTGCCATCACAGTCCCAAAAACCACTGGAAAGCAGCCCCCAAACTCCAGCCAAACCGCAGACCTCCAACTGCCGCCATCCAAACGCCCACAACCACAACCCAACCTCCATCAGCAGCCACCAAAGCCAAAAATCAGCTATGCACACTTGCACCCACATCCAAACATACTAGAGCATAAAGTACAGCCACAGATCGGAGCAGCAATGGCAACGCCGGAGAGGAGGACCGCAATAACCAGAGGCTGCATGGATCCCCTCGCCGgataaaaaggaagaaaaaatatgaaaaatatgaaagaTTTCATTCTGCAggataaaaatatgaaaaattgaTACCCTgaatgaacaaagaaaaaaaggaagaaaaaatgagaagaaaaagcCTAAGATTATGTGCTCTAATTTAGTTTGGAAATTCCTAGCAACATTTATGGAAGATTTCATTCCAATAAGCGAAGGCGGACATTCAAAATCATTAGCATCCACAAATGCAAAATTTCGAATGGTTATATTGAATCTCAATAGAAAAAGAATCTCTCTCTGTCAAACCCGGTTTCCTATATATAATCTTGATCTTTCTGGCACTGGGGAGACAAGGTTGGAAAAGAACAGGAGCAAAAATAGTTGTGAATCAAACATATAGTCATTCAACTTCATCTAAATGTCCGAAAAGATCTTGCCAGTGGGAAGCTGATTCTTCAGGAGTCCGAAAAGACCAGATGTGGGGTTTAGCTTTCTCGCGATTTTCCAGGATTTCCTGCATTCAGAAGAACCACTAGTTAATCGCCACAGAGAAAAGTCTGCATATAACATATCCTGAATTTGAAGGCAAAATGACCTTCTCCCTTATTGTCCTTGTTCGAAAGGTACAATCTCAAGCTGTAAGGCATAATATTGCAAGCtcatgacaacacaaaaaatagttACCGCTAAGAAAGAAACTGCTGCTGTTTCCCCAGAGAAACAGAAAACACGGCAAATCTTAGTCACCAAAATAGTTGATTATTTTCACCAATGGACTGTTGGAGATTGGCCATTTGACTCACATTCAATGGGATAAGATAAATCAGAGATACACAAATTAGTTTCAAAGATCAGCTATCAACTTGGAGGATTTGTGGATTGGTGGCTCGGAGTTTATCACGTTGGATTTTGTGGGAGACCTCCCTTGGACTAATCCCATTCCTCCCCTCTTCCCCTATGAATGTACTGGTAATCAGATTTTGTATAAGGTGTGCAGAAAATAGAGAGAATCTGAGTGAGGTGAGGATTGAGTGAAACATTGTAATCTCCCCTTCTGAATCTGAAATACCCTgccccgtggatgtacccgttTCTTTCGGGAACCACGTGAAAGTTGTTGTCTCTGTGTTCAATTgggtttgtgtgttttggtttggatCCTATGGCAAAAACATTGACCAACCCTAGTTCCCGGTAGCAGTCCAGTTGATTGTTAGATATTTCTTTCCTGACAAACTTTAGCCAAagtgaaagaagaaaataccgcCCAATAATTTGAACTGTTTTAGCATTCAGAAAAAACTATGATGCAAGTTAACATGATTCTCCATgcactgaaaaaaaaattaagagtgTACACATCTTTATAGTATCGGAGTCTTTGGAAGAGTGTACACATCTCTAAAACTACACTAAATGTATCCTCTTAGGTGAATTACTATTGCTTATAATGAGGTTTTCATACGAATTTGTTTCTGTTGTTATGATTGTTAACAGATCCAATTTGAAATTAAATGGCAATGAATGGAGACCCATATAAGCTTCATTCTGGTTCGGAAGGAGTGATTTACTGATGTGAGACGAGCTTAACACTCATGCAGATACACTAACTGTATCCTCTTAGGGGTATTATTATTGCTTATGATGAGGTCTGCATAAGAATAGTTTTTGTTAGTTATAGTTGGAAACGCATTCAATGTGAAACTACATGGCAATGAATGGAGGCTCCTACAAGCTTCATACTAGTTCGGAAGGTGTGATTTACTGATGTGAGACAACTCAAACAAGCTTAACACTCATGCAAACCCACTTGCATGTGGAGAGCAAACAAAGGACGGACCACTATGGAGCAAAGTGCACTTACAGCACACAAAAGTGATTGTTGCATGAATCTATGAAAGGTCTAGCTGATAAAACATCCTACTCGGAACCAATTGGTGAGTGGCCACGAGTGAGGACATCTACAAGGTTCAAAACATCCATATATTAGTTTGAGAGGTGCTTATTTACTGAATGTTTAACAAGGTCCAGCAACAGAAAAAGCTCATTAAAAACTTCAAACAACCGTCTCAACAATTATATGAAACTTCATTCAAAACTACTGTCGATGTCACCAGACATCCTTAAAATATGTGAAGGCCACCTTCAGCTTGTAAATAGATCTTTTAGAGAGGCAAGAATTGTGGAAGAATTGCACTTCACAAATGaggaataaaggcaaaaattcAATCAACTTGTTTAAGGATGAAAGTGGAGAGGGAAACTGGGTGAAGTTTCAAAGGAAAGGGAGTGGGTAGGGTTTGAATCCTACCATCAATCAAAGACTAAATAAAATCAGCACAGAAATAGATAcaaattttttgtcctttaGAATGACAAAAAGGGTAAAAGGAGGATGATTCCAGCTTTGCATTTAGTTTGTAAATTGATAAGAGATCATCAAGAAAGTAACTGCCAATGGACCACCTTTATCCCCAGAGTAATTAAAAAACAGCTTCAGACTCTAGTCCATCCAAACACTGGTTCTAGAGCTCAGGGACATAGTCATTAGTAGTTTTCTCAATTACAATAGAGATAAAGAAACAATCCTTCGAGTTCTTAAACATTAAGGACATACCTCTACTTCAGatgattgttttgttttcagACTTAAGCAGTCAACGAGAGCAGTCCATTTCTGAGAACAGTTGTCGAGGACACCAACTCGATAATACTGCTGCATCTGGTGGACTGGAGCTGACAAAACATTGAACACCATTAGTTTAACAAATGACAATCAAAAAGTATTGAAGGCACTGAAGAAGGAAAGTAAAGTTCCAAAGGCGAACATTAAGAGAGTCAAATCACAGAAGGTAATGCAACCCCAAAGTGAACCTGTATTGCCTCCCCCGTTccactaaggttcttatttttaagtacttattttccgctttacgagacaggtcattctctcacaatacatcacctttaattcaaaaaataagtacttatttgaaaaataagaaattattttagtaagtgGAACACTCtttgtttatttactttttccTTCTGAGATTTGGTAGTGGACAATCCTCGACGATGTTGGTGAATGAACATAAATGCTGAGGagacaaaaaatgaacaaaaaaaaacctacttgTGCAGAATTTCCAATTCTTCTACGTAAGCTTCTTTGTTTCAATGACAATGTATATCTTCCTCAATCCCTTCTTTGTACAAAGATCAACCTATAAGTGACAATAACATTCCACACTGGCATTTAAGTCCACAACTTGCAATCTTTAGCCTATTCTTCAAGCTTACATCATGGCATTTCCCTATCCAGCTTGTTTGAACCTTACCCTACTATTGGGAGTGAATGattcttagttttttttctgTGCTCTTTCATTCTTATGCATCGCAGGGACGTTGTGTCAACTATTGCTCTAATAAAATGGTAACCCTATCCTTGCCGGAAGAATTTAATGCTTCTTTTAAAGAAAACACAACGGAGACACGTGCGAAAATAAGCCAGGCATAAAACCTTTAAACAGATAACAATCTCTAAAACCGGGAGAAACAGCAGGTGTCCTGCTCTCAGTATTGTTAAGCAAGTTCGATCACATGAATGTCCACCAGCTACTTCTCTCAGACCTAGCTTAAGCATTAGCATTTCACAATATGTACTGACTTTCTAATTCTTGTACTACCTATCACATGCCACGGATCAACCGAAATTTCAAGCACAACCACATAAAGCCTCAAGCTTTACAGATAACTGTACAAAAACTCATGGATGAAATTTCATCAGTAAGAACTTAAAATGACAACTGCAGCTTAATTGAGTCATTCGACAATACAATACAAATCCTAAACCATCAATTTGCGCTTTGAATGGATTGATAGATCAGGCGAGAGGGAAATTAGGTTGAGTTTTTTGAGTTTCGGAGATCAACCTGATAAAGAGTTACGATTACGGGGCACGAGGAGAAacaatgaaggaaaaagaaattgggagagagaggagacgtACAATAGCAAAACCAGAGAGCATCGATGCATTTGGTGCAGGATAAGCGCCGCCGAGGGACGGAGACTTCTTCCTTCTCCGAATTCATGTcccctctctcgctctctctctctctctctctcgctctctccctccctctggTGCAAGTATTCAGGagtaaggaaaataattcaatgCAACCTTAGCCCACAGCCTAGATTCTAATACGCCGCCCAGATCCTAACACGTGGTTGTTTTGATTGGTTTGTTCCACCACGTCAGCGCGCGAAAACATTTCTTTCCACCGCCGCCATTCTAGACTCCACCGTGCGTTTGTTGTTATAAGTTGAACGGTTTATTTTGTAGGGCCTATAGAATAAAATATTCATGCAAAAATTTAGTTTGATCGCACATTGATAATAAGTatatcaaaagttgaattttagtttattagATGGGCGGTCTGATTATGTCAAGTTAAACTGTCAATGACCATccattttacaaaccaaaattcaaattttgatacacTTGCGATGCTAGATCaatctaatttttaaaataaatacgcTACGCTCGGGCCGTACAAGATAAACAGTTCAGATCACCAACAGATGCACGGTGGGCATGAAATAACGGTGGTGGAAAACCCATAGTTTCTGCGACCGAtggaaaaaatttaatctctttttctGATACCATTAAGCTAAAACATCTAGCCTGTTACACAATCCTCCATAATCTCCTCCACTCACGATCCAAAATATAGTAGTTTGGGATGgtttttataacaaaaatgctagacaCATCACTTATTAGAGGCACATCAACCATATTCCTCTCACATATAGGTATTCAATGGGACCCACTTGTATATGAAAGGGGTGTAATTGATGTGCCTCCAAGGTGACGTGCcctttttataaatattttcacACTCCCGATTTAGATCTCGCGTATAAAAATTGCACTTAGTCACCAGGTGCAGCCATTtgtcaaattttaaaatctgtGGTGTTGCCACATGTATgaaattaatgaaacaaatctGATCCATTTATCAAATTCATAGTATTGTCTCAAGCACCATACTCAAGATATACTCCTACATAGAATTATCCAATCACTCCATCAAATTAAACAATTGTCTTCTTCACATCAACAACATTTGCTCGCTCTACATTGAAGTGAAAGAAAGACATAACTGAAGGGCatcaaaatgaaagaaaaacaaactcTCAGCTGTCTAAACAAATACTTCCACCAAAAATGTTTCCTATACACTCTGAAAACATTAACTAAACAGGTGAAGTTTTAAACATTGAACTATCCTTCCCATCCacaaagaaaataacttaccTTGCAAAGAAATTTCCTAACAAATGAAGTTGTACAATGGGTCCAACATTAAAGTTAGGAAATGCTGGATCCCTGTTTGGTACATCTAACACTAATACAACCAACTTTACATTAGATTACATCTCTGTTTgccaaaaaaacatttcaatgATTATAGGTTAATTTATCGGACGTTACTAGACATCTTCATGCTCCACACCACGTATACTCGGGCTTCGCATCAGTCCAGATCAATGGTATTCTGTCCCTGGCTCCCCGCCAAATTCCACATGCTTGCTTCTCCCGATAGATGAAGAATGCAACTTCATGCACTCTCTCAATATGAAGAGctaccattttgttgttgtatcCAAGATCTTGATTTGAACAGCAATTGGAGCAAAACCCTCAACCCCACCAAGTAGTTGCAAAAAATATCTGCTCTGACTTCCCCCAGTTCAAGTAAAAAGCATCTTCAATTCCTCAATACGTGCAGTTCGGACTTCTTGGTCAGTTAAAGCACCGGAGATCATCCGTTGCTTCCGGGCTTGCACTGCTTCCATTCTTTCCTCAACAGTTCCCTACTATCCAAAATCATTTAGATGAGGGATTACAGTCTTTCAATACAATCTTCTAACACGTGCATTGATGCCACCCAAGCCCGCACGATCAAAGTTAAATCATACGTTTGTCTTGTACTGATGTTCTGAGCATTCAGCTCAGTCATGAAACACTGCCTCATACGTTTTTTCTCCCATGCCATTATACAACAGCAGGGAGGATGTAGCCGATTCATTTGGATGGGATCACGCCAAAAAAGAATGAATCTACATTTtatagaaaagaagagaagagaatgaTACCTTCACAATAAACCGTTTGATCATTACTTCTTTAGTTTGCCCGATGCGATGAATCCGCATGACAGCTTGTTCCTCAACAGCTGGATTCCACCATGGATCCTATATAGAAGTTGAACATTTGCCATTGACTATCTATTTATGCAAATGGTAATACATCaacatgaaaatggagacaaaaCAGGAGAAACCCAAACAAGTAGAGTGTAGAACATAATGACTATTTTAATGGAATAATGGTATACGATCAAAAGATTTATGCAGAACTTTGCAAAGAATGATGTGGTTGAAGTTGAATAGATTCATTAAAAAAACCCATCAAGATTACtcttaatactccctccgtcccattttcattgtccatttttgaattgtgtgccgttttttaattgcttatatattTTGATCTAtaatataatgtttttcataattttgaaagctttgtattatagaactaatcgagatctatcaaacaagatccatattgcatatttttcaagatccacactaaaagatataggcaaaagacataaaagagacaaacagaataatggacaatgaaaatgggacggagggagtatcacgaaggaaaatgctaaccttAGCCCAATGGGCAATGATTAATGTGCAAAAAGTGCATTGATATATGTGAAGGGTTTTCAAAGTTATGATGTTTCCTCCAGCTTACTTGGAGTCGAGCAGTCATTCAAGTACTCTTAAAAGGCAAGGGAGTTACAACAAACTAAACAATTCTTCAGACACTAGGCCATGAAATGTTTGATGTGTTAAGCTTAAGAAAGTCAATAAAATATTCTATATGATCACTTTGATTGTTTGGTGTTAACTGGTACGCGAGTTTCGTATGGTGGTACTGATACAGGTGCCTGATCTAGCCGCCAATGCAGGTCTTTTGCCATGTGAAACTCGAAAAATTTTCAGCCCCTAACTAAGCAACCAGGGAGCTTCTTGCGACTTTGGGGACTGCACTCGAAGACCATGGACCAATTACAATACTAATATTACGACGAAATGAAATTTTGTTGCCAGTCACAAATGGGATGAACTCACAAACCTAAGTGTCAATGGAAAGAATGAGAAACTATTGAACTAACAGCACCGAGTGCGATAAACCAAAAGATATACCATTCAAGTCTAGGATAATACTCTATCTAAATGATGAAGGATCTCAGCTTAAACCGAGATTAAACTTCATGGTAACATGTTAGCTCTACCATTTGAAGCATAATCGAACTCTCACTGCAAGGTCCGAAGTGGACAAGTAAGAAGGTTACAAACTGGCTTCATACCAAGACAAAGGCATTGGATGCTGCTGTTAGGTTTATTCCAACTCCACCAGCCTTCAACGACATCAACAACACCTGTTTAACAACAAAAGTACAAGAACTATAATTAAGCCACTAAGTTGAGAAATATGACCCCCACTGCGCTATTATTCCCCTCTTCCAATCCAAAAGACTGACCAGGATATTGCTTTCTTCTGAAAATTGCTTTATCACTTTCTCACGCTGTTGTAGATTCAGTGTACCATCCAAACGAACAAAAGGAATGTTACTCCTGAGGATGATAGAAATAACAGCCACAGTTTACAATAGCAGAGAGGGAAAACTTTGAGGCACTAACTGCATGCGATAACAGTTGACAGCAGTCGCGATCCCATAACATATAGTATTtgatttgcttttttttttttttattggctgCATTTGCAGAACATAAAAGGGAATTCAACCGAACAAATACAATGTTAGTAAACTGGATTTAAATTTTGGTCATCTGATCTATGTTCATTTTATCCAGTCCTAACTCCCTTCCCCACACAAACTCACCAAGTGTACAAATAGAAATCTAAATAGGTATCAGAGATTCAAAATCATTCAACTCTGTCagctttgaattttgattggGGGATGAGGGTACGGAATACTTAAAAATAGTGTTGCATCATAATTTGCGAGTCCCCACTTCCCCCacccccaaacaaacaaacaaaaaaacacacacaaaggTCTAAAGGAGTACAAAATTGCTACCGAGAGAGAGGAATTTGTAGAAGGTCTAAAAATGCTGTCCATTGGCTAAAAACGATGCTTTTAGAGCCTGATGAGCGAACATTTTCTAGCTCCCGC contains the following coding sequences:
- the LOC131335466 gene encoding uncharacterized protein LOC131335466, with amino-acid sequence MNSEKEEVSVPRRRLSCTKCIDALWFCYSPVHQMQQYYRVGVLDNCSQKWTALVDCLSLKTKQSSEVEEILENREKAKPHIWSFRTPEESASHWQDLFGHLDEVE